In Runella sp. SP2, the genomic window CCATCGTTTGGGAATTGATTAACCTTGGGCTTTTCAAATCAGTGACGTCAACCACGTCCAACGTACTAGCGGTTGCCACTCTTCGGCAGCCCGAGCCACCACGGAGCGTAACATAAGCATAATTGCCCTGCACCACCACGGGGTCGCAACTTTGAACGTGAAAATAGCTCGACAACAACACAGGAGAGTCAGGCTGCTGGTTATCAAAAATGTACATCCCAGCATTTGCCCCGATGAAAAGGGCATTTTTGTACGGAAAAATCGTCTCCAAACCCACCGTCAAAGGGATAGTTTTTGCCGACACAGGATTGGTTGGGTTAGCGATATTATACACTTGTAGTTTGTCGGGTAAGACGCAATAAAGCACATCTCCCACAATGGCAAATCGGGCCATCGAACCGCCCGTACCCGTTTGACTGTTAGGGTTCACGTCAGCACTTTTGTCGGTTGCACAGCCAAGGGCTACTGCAAAACAGAGCGCACAAAGGGTAGCTAAGTTAAAATTTTTCATAACGATTGCTTAACGGAAACATTTAGGACGATTCATTTTCACTTTTTCCCAACCCACCACAACACCTTTAGAAGGTTCTACGCACTCAAAATAAGTCTCATTATAGGGCGGATACAAAGGAGACGGAAACGCATTTTTGATTCGTTTCTCTACTTTCACTTGGGCGGGGTCTGCGATGTT contains:
- a CDS encoding LVIVD repeat-containing protein — protein: MKNFNLATLCALCFAVALGCATDKSADVNPNSQTGTGGSMARFAIVGDVLYCVLPDKLQVYNIANPTNPVSAKTIPLTVGLETIFPYKNALFIGANAGMYIFDNQQPDSPVLLSSYFHVQSCDPVVVQGNYAYVTLRGGSGCRRVATASTLDVVDVTDLKSPRLINSQTMESPYGLGVIGEQLFVCEGDRGMKIFDLVDPKQPKLKHVIGDIKAYDVIPTSKSLIVTGDGGLVQYGLQESGKLEVLSKLAIEP